A region of Lycium barbarum isolate Lr01 chromosome 3, ASM1917538v2, whole genome shotgun sequence DNA encodes the following proteins:
- the LOC132631555 gene encoding uncharacterized protein LOC132631555 isoform X2 has product MPTSGDTSLGSILVTLLNLEEISNNISTGHRYSLEPSISHSPGSKTTATIDQVLHNAKQMAIVFWASLQRSTWSSIASLFFLNSHGEKTCVLLSLLLLHISDTATRAFGDDWERDLVLFINTVSQHIYKELSLEDTRRVFVESCNLYDVLSLMEDFLLHGKLLVHAASSDSKLASDSGINLILDGRSISLCKQPAPTQLLLIGGILLASVCAAVDHVGFVCEASCNILMMLRSDALNFLHVFAYLCGSKYFTSKEYGLAMTVMKSLVMLIHKNRSPSPLSCVASSDLMESLNSSRRGISSDGVDLVQLAYVTSGDSCQLIDTLALVELVAGFMGWDWMFDNIACPLLNLFEYCSTEHNAAAVTTLLGQLGRSGLKAFGYEDVRIQRLRSSLCALLCQCDSKRMGLHLQFSIGTALIGLIPLRFEELAGSNIEVAPAADPCDPTYCLRKWFALLSSEQRLLFKACKSCQFV; this is encoded by the exons ATGCCTACATCAGGAGATACTTCTCTTGGGAGTATTTTGGTCACTCTTTTGAATCTTGAAGAAATTTCAAACAA CATCTCAACAGGTCATAGGTATTCCTTGGAACCGTCCATTTCACATTCCCCAGGGTCAAAAACAACTGCCACAATTGATCAGGTACTCCACAATGCAAAACAGATGGCTATTGTCTTCTGGGCTTCCTTACAAAGAAGCACCTGGAGCTCAATTGCCAGCCTCTTCTTTCTAAATTCTCATGG GGAGAAGACATGTGTCCTCCTTTCGCTCTTACTACTCCACATTTCTGATACTGCAACGAGAGCCTTTGGAGACGATTGGGAGAGAGACCTGGTCCTTTTCATTAATACTGTTTCTCAGCATATATATAAAG AACTCTCACTTGAAGATACGAGAAGGGTATTTGTGGAATCTTGCAACTTGTATGATGTACTTTCTCTTATGGAGGATTTTCTTTTGCATGGTAAATTGCTGGTGCATGCTGCAAGTTCTGATTCAAAGCTTGCATCCGATTCAGGAATCAATCTTATTTTGGATGGTCGTAGTATAAGCTTGTGCAAGCAACCAGCTCCTACTCAGTTGTTGCTAATTGGAGGCATTTTGCTAGCATCAGTATGTGCCGCAGTTGACCATGTTGGTTTTGTTTGTGAGGCTTCCTGCAACATTTTAATGATGCTGAGATCTGATGCTCTAAATTTTCTTCATGTATTTGCTTATCTATGTGGTTCTAAATACTTTACCTCCAAAGAGTATGGTTTAGCTATGACTGTCATGAAGTCATTGGTGATGCTTATTCACAAGAATAGATCTCCTAGTCCTCTTTCCTGTGTTGCATCTTCGG ATTTGATGGAATCATTGAACTCATCAAGGCGTGGAATCAGCTCAGATGGAGTAGATTTAGTCCAGTTGGCCTATGTTACTTCTGGGGATTCATGCCAGTTGATTGATACCCTTGCACTGGTGGAGCTTGTTGCAGGTTTCATG GGctgggattggatgtttgacaacaTTGCCTGCCCACTATTGAATCTATTTGAATATTGTTCAACAGAGCACAATGCTGCTGCTGTTACTACTCTTCTCGGACAACTTGGAAG GTCTGGACTTAAAGCTTTTGGATATGAAGATGTTAGGATTCAGAGATTAAGAAGTTCTTTATGCGCATTACTTTGCCAATGCGACTCCAAAAGAATGGGTCTCCACCTCCAGTTCTCTATTGGTACTGCTCTAATTGGCCTAATTCCTCTTAGGTTTGAGGAACTTGCTGGAAGTAACATTGAAGTTGCACCAGCTGCAGATCCATGTGATCCAACTTATTGCCTAAGAAAGTGGTTCGCTTTATTGAGCAGTGAGCAGCGGTTATTATTCAAGGCTTGTAAATCCTGCCAGTTTGTCTAA
- the LOC132631556 gene encoding uncharacterized protein LOC132631556, whose product MGKTDSSGTSTEDESSSPTKNLMAQGGDASHMPFQLTSHRLNGKNYLEWAQSVKLAIDGRGKLGHLTGETKKPEVGDPKLKTWRSENSLMIAWLINSMEPVIGKPYLFLPTAKDVWEAVRETYSDVENASQIFELKIKLWQAKQGEREVTAYYNEMVSLWQELDQCYNDEWECPVDSVKPKRREENERVYLF is encoded by the coding sequence ATGGGCAAAACAGATTCTTCTGGAACATCAACAGAAGACGAAAGTTCTTCTCCAACAAAAAATCTAATGGCACAAGGAGGCGATGCTTCTCACATGCCCTTCCAGTTAACTTCTCATCGATTAAACGGGAAGAACTATCTGGAATGGGCACAATCCGTAAAGCTTGCAATCGATGGCCGTGGAAAGTTGGGACATCTGACCGGAGAGACGAAAAAGCCAGAAGTCGGAGACCCAAAGTTGAAAACTTGGAGATCAGAGAACTCACTCATGATTGCCTGGCTAATAAATTCCATGGAACCAGTCATAGGTAAACCTTATCTTTTTCTACCCACTGCTAAAGATGTGTGGGAAGCCGTTAGGGAGACATATTCTGATGTAGAAAATGCCTCTCAAATTTTTGAGTTAAAAATTAAACTATGGCAAGCTAAGCAGGGTGAGAGGGAAGTCACTGCTTATTATAATGAAATGGTGTCTCTGTGGCAGGAATTAGACCAGTGTTACAATGATGAATGGGAGTGTCCGGTGGATAGTGTGAAACcaaaaagaagggaagaaaatgAGAGAGTTTACCTTTTTTAA
- the LOC132631555 gene encoding uncharacterized protein LOC132631555 isoform X1 codes for MADDVMIKQEQLTSNPCCITWKDKYIKLKEGYTKLEERRNALRKGLSIYEQQVKKMQSENLSLSKAVDDEKLRANNEKEEKVKESALRDSLESEVARLKNEILSLKKNDGGREITELKEHLSQRETKVNELNELLEKERLRADSEKKKADLARKKADDLRTKWKAEKTRADEERRLADVERKRAEGNRLNLENLKKEADQVKSKLASVTLEFEDAKKKLEAERENTSKERKRADAAVMKAADQKKIAETDRKMAMDEKSRATDLYGQLEQDRQEIDNLKKEISELMASGKMVNIVPCEGTTLGTAQLSSELGPGDVERDVTMVDVTLNSGAAQKRIQDMEQKLLVEKKRVKSEMKKKENQIKAAEACKKKASEEKDRADQLSEEVENYRKKFDELQKETEKLISARSFVDCPLRAYDSNVHIETAKGKLLKKQLKFEKRLVKHAKEVAKFEKTRNYILQQNLLSLKQEFVHFSRHLNILDGCFFQGDEHDLEKVCSFNLKSNYSGFEAFDTHCHLGNDTLQLAAVVSDPSEQKINCSVPSLPVFGGNNPGSI; via the exons ATGGCGGATGATGTAATGATTAAACAAGAACAACTTACTAGTAATCCCTGCTGTATTACT TGGAAAGATAAGTACATTAAATTGAAAGAGGGCTACACCAAGCTTGAAGAGCGAAGAAATGCTCTTCGTAAAGGTCTCTCCATTTACGAACAACAAGTCAAAAAAATGCAATCCGAAAATTTGTCTCTCTCGAAAG CTGTTGATGATGAGAAACTTAGGGCAAATAATGAAAAGGAGGAAAAGGTAAAGGAATCTGCTTTAAGGGATTCTTTAGAGAGTGAAGTTGCTCGGTTGAAGAATGAGATTCTTTCCTTGAAGAAAAATGATGGGGGGAGAGAAATTACAGAGCTTAAGGAGCATCTCTCTCAGAGGGAAACCAAGGTAAATGAGCTCAACGAGCTTCTTGAGAAAGAACGACTAAGAGCAGACTCGGAGAAAAAGAAGGCTGACTTGGCGAGGAAAAAGGCTGACGACTTGAGGACAAAATGGAAGGCTGAGAAAACAAGGGCTGATGAAGAGAGGAGACTTGCTGATGTTGAAAGGAAAAGAGCCGAAGGAAATAGACTTAATTTGGAAAATCTGAAGAAGGAAGCTGATCAAGTGAAATCAAAGTTAGCTTCGGTGACTTTGGAGTTTGAAGATGCTAAGAAGAAGCTTGAGGCAGAAAGAGAAAACACATCTAAAGAGAGAAAACGTGCAGATGCAGCAGTGATGAAAGCTGCTGACCAAAAAAAGATTGCAGAAACCGACCGCAAGATGGCCATGGATGAAAAAAGTCGTGCTACTGATCTATATGGGCAGCTGGAACAGGATAGACAAGAGATTGATAATTTGAAGAAGGAGATTAGTGAACTCATGGCATCTGGTAAAATGGTTAACATCGTACCTTGTGAAGGGACAACTCTTGGAACTGCTCAATTATCATCTGAGCTTGGTCCAGGTGATGTGGAGAGAGATGTTACCATGGTAGATGTAACTCTGAATTCTGGTGCAGCCCAAAAAAGGATCCAAGACATGGAACAGAAGCTGCTGGTTGAGAAAAAGCGTGTGAAATCAGAGATGAAAAAAAAGGAGAACCAAATCAAGGCTGCAGAAGCATGTAAAAAGAAGGCATCAGAAGAAAAAGATCGTGCTGATCAGCTATCTGAAGAGGTTGAAAATTACAGAAAAAAGTTTGATGAACTGCAGAAGGAAACTGAAAAGCTAATTTCTGCAAGGTCTTTTGTTGATTGTCCTCTTCGTGCATATGATAGTAATGTACATATTGAAACTGCTAAAGGTAAGCTGTTGAAGAAGCAATTGAAGTTTGAAAAGAGGCTGGTAAAGCATGCCAAAGAAGTAGCCAAGTTTGAAAAAACCCGTAATTATATACTACAGCAAAATCTACTTAGCTTAAAGCAGGAGTTTGTTCACTTCTCAAGACATCTAAATATATTGGATGGTTGCTTCTTTCAAGGTGATGAGCATGACCTGGAAAAG GTTTGCAGCTTCAACCTGAAAAGCAATTATTCTGGTTTTGAAGCTTTTGATACGCACTGTCATCTTGGAAATGATACTTTGCAATTAGCTGCTGTTGTGTCTGATCCATCCGAGCAAAAGATAAATTGTAGTGTCCCTTCGCTTCCTGTATTTGGAGGGAACAACCCTGGATCAATATAA